One genomic region from Spirosoma sp. KCTC 42546 encodes:
- a CDS encoding TetR/AcrR family transcriptional regulator, whose translation MGTRSQGDIKTKLLAAALYLFNRFGFVSVRLQHIADEAGVSVGNLAYHFNTKDALVEALYQSIQLAQEKLLSDLRHHPLFSSLDQYIRNTFSLQQQYSFFFTDTLELMRAFPSLKQAHRKHLDWQTRQVDWLLTFSSARGALRIPVAPDSSVLLAHRCMLLTESWVNFERMRGIGAHELTITNYRLAVWSVLSPYFTTKGMLEFKHLNSQ comes from the coding sequence ATGGGAACCCGATCCCAGGGCGATATTAAAACCAAGCTTCTCGCAGCCGCTTTGTATTTATTTAACCGATTCGGCTTCGTAAGCGTCCGGCTTCAGCACATTGCCGACGAAGCTGGTGTTAGTGTTGGTAATCTGGCCTATCATTTCAACACAAAAGATGCCCTGGTTGAGGCTCTTTATCAATCCATTCAACTCGCTCAGGAAAAATTACTGTCCGATTTACGCCACCATCCACTCTTCAGCAGCCTGGATCAGTATATCAGAAACACGTTCAGTTTACAACAACAGTACAGCTTCTTTTTCACGGATACGCTAGAGTTAATGCGGGCTTTTCCCAGCCTGAAACAAGCGCACAGAAAGCACCTTGACTGGCAAACCAGACAGGTTGACTGGCTCTTAACATTTAGCTCGGCCAGAGGTGCTTTACGAATTCCAGTAGCCCCTGACTCTTCAGTACTGTTAGCTCACCGATGTATGCTGTTAACAGAGAGCTGGGTGAATTTCGAGCGGATGCGGGGCATTGGTGCCCATGAGCTAACAATAACTAACTATCGTCTTGCCGTTTGGTCGGTATTGAGTCCCTACTTTACCACAAAAGGTATGCTGGAGTTTAAGCATCTCAATTCTCAATAA
- a CDS encoding DUF4331 family protein, with amino-acid sequence MKKILHILLTAVLTYMPYSQLLASSHREAPLISSDPLADNTDVYAFKSPTDAEKIVLIANYIPFEDPAGGPNWYTFGENIRYEIHVKNNAATPGDDITYRFTFSIKNEDPTTFFNIRLGKQNQKTTYTCERSTNGGQSWTTIVSNGVVPPANIGPRSIEDKAVGLGAASYNELATKAITTSSTGERIFCGPIDDPFFVDLGGIFDVGNFRSTAQARDALYHFNCHTIAIEVPVSTLQKSGKTVAQAANILDPDYVVGVWASSSRRQIKTIYNGGDVGYDGGWVQVSRLGMPLTNEAVIPIGMKDKWNSFTPYGGNDLQFAKYFTNPELALYMDDSQFGAAIPGLSALRIQSKSLGSFDFRNGKPGLFGLKGNAALDGTALAEAAFGKVLLPDNASPRAVDLLPIFYTGVPNLKPYQLATGKAGNPLAAGKPFIHNFLPTLGDMLRLNMAVPATPRNDPNFSSLGLVKAAVLGLTDATYANPNLQFIPNMDGFPNGRRLEDDVTTIELQAVGGVVLAAIGLWYDDFVPGQSPVTASLGKVLSFNAGVVKNDTTLKASFPFVQDPWRGFIGRGYVGPDQNTAKPLSVTVLSYNCSTGDITFGRIGGDPNRVVEYQAAGVVNGVWGTTVNRQIEAPLRMDANSRRFLTVEARYVGDPGSKVSFDFDFRTPCGQARIGAPEKVAPLLVRVLGNPTTNSDVTVEVTGAEGQVLKLGVINSQGQSMGQQTINQAGSVERHTLRLGEQSGLYFLQVTTPTERKIIKMVRQ; translated from the coding sequence ATGAAAAAGATACTTCACATTTTGCTGACGGCGGTACTGACGTATATGCCCTATAGTCAGCTGCTGGCATCGTCGCACCGCGAAGCCCCGTTAATTTCCAGCGATCCATTGGCCGACAATACCGACGTATATGCGTTCAAAAGCCCAACCGACGCGGAAAAAATAGTGCTGATCGCTAACTACATCCCGTTTGAAGATCCAGCTGGTGGGCCTAACTGGTACACCTTCGGGGAGAACATCCGGTATGAAATTCACGTCAAGAACAATGCGGCTACACCCGGCGACGATATTACGTACCGATTTACGTTTTCGATCAAAAACGAGGACCCAACTACCTTCTTTAATATCCGATTAGGTAAGCAAAATCAAAAAACAACCTACACCTGCGAACGCAGTACCAATGGTGGTCAGAGCTGGACAACGATTGTGAGCAATGGCGTAGTGCCACCAGCAAACATTGGGCCTCGTTCCATTGAAGATAAAGCCGTTGGTTTGGGCGCTGCATCGTACAATGAACTGGCAACCAAGGCAATCACGACATCCTCGACAGGGGAGCGGATTTTCTGCGGACCAATTGATGATCCCTTCTTCGTTGATCTGGGCGGCATCTTCGACGTCGGAAACTTCCGATCCACAGCGCAGGCGCGGGATGCATTGTACCACTTTAACTGCCATACAATTGCCATTGAAGTGCCCGTATCGACGCTGCAAAAGAGTGGTAAAACGGTAGCACAGGCGGCTAACATTCTGGACCCTGATTATGTAGTCGGAGTGTGGGCTTCGTCGAGCCGTCGTCAGATCAAAACCATTTATAACGGTGGCGACGTAGGCTACGATGGTGGCTGGGTACAGGTATCCCGTTTGGGTATGCCCCTGACCAACGAAGCGGTTATTCCTATTGGCATGAAAGACAAGTGGAACTCGTTTACCCCCTATGGTGGCAATGATCTGCAGTTTGCCAAGTACTTTACCAATCCTGAATTAGCCCTCTACATGGACGATTCGCAGTTTGGTGCGGCCATTCCCGGTTTGTCGGCACTCCGTATTCAGTCGAAATCATTGGGTTCGTTTGACTTCCGCAATGGCAAGCCCGGTTTGTTTGGTCTTAAAGGCAATGCTGCCCTGGATGGAACAGCCCTGGCCGAAGCCGCTTTCGGTAAAGTGTTACTGCCTGACAATGCCAGCCCACGAGCGGTTGACTTGCTGCCTATTTTCTATACAGGGGTGCCTAACCTGAAGCCCTATCAACTGGCAACAGGAAAAGCAGGCAATCCTCTGGCAGCCGGTAAACCCTTCATTCACAACTTCCTGCCTACCCTGGGCGATATGCTGCGGTTGAACATGGCCGTGCCCGCTACCCCCCGCAACGACCCCAACTTCAGCTCGCTGGGTCTGGTGAAGGCAGCCGTGTTGGGCTTGACCGATGCGACCTATGCCAATCCGAACCTTCAGTTCATTCCCAACATGGATGGATTTCCGAATGGTCGTCGGTTAGAGGATGACGTGACCACCATTGAGTTGCAGGCGGTGGGTGGTGTGGTGCTGGCGGCTATTGGGTTGTGGTACGATGATTTTGTACCCGGTCAGTCGCCCGTAACGGCAAGCTTAGGCAAAGTACTTAGTTTCAATGCGGGTGTTGTCAAAAATGATACAACGCTGAAGGCTAGTTTCCCATTTGTGCAGGACCCCTGGAGAGGTTTTATCGGGCGAGGGTATGTGGGTCCAGACCAGAACACGGCAAAACCACTATCGGTAACCGTGTTGAGCTACAACTGTAGCACGGGCGATATCACCTTTGGGCGAATCGGCGGTGATCCTAACCGTGTTGTTGAGTACCAGGCTGCGGGGGTTGTCAATGGGGTTTGGGGTACAACCGTGAATCGCCAGATTGAAGCGCCCTTGCGTATGGATGCCAATAGCCGTCGATTCCTGACAGTAGAAGCCCGTTATGTAGGCGATCCGGGCTCTAAAGTGAGTTTCGACTTCGATTTCCGTACGCCTTGCGGCCAGGCACGTATTGGGGCACCTGAAAAAGTGGCACCTCTGCTGGTACGTGTACTGGGCAACCCGACAACGAACAGTGACGTAACCGTTGAAGTAACGGGTGCCGAAGGGCAGGTACTGAAGCTGGGTGTCATCAATAGCCAGGGTCAGTCGATGGGTCAGCAGACGATTAACCAGGCGGGTAGTGTTGAACGCCATACGCTACGTTTGGGCGAGCAATCCGGCCTTTACTTCCTGCAAGTAACAACACCAACCGAACGGAAGATTATTAAGATGGTTCGGCAGTAA
- a CDS encoding TonB-dependent receptor, whose protein sequence is MKPFLSFLIVILVSIQAYAHLGNLAGKVYDQATNLPLPGVTVQLTGLGKAMVTNELGQYRFDGLVAALYKVELSHVGFKTQVIAVTVLDDQTITVNTLLATASVELSEVVVSSQRAHDQQLISSLDIKLRPITNSQEILRMVPGLFIGQHAGGGKAEQIFLRGFDLDHGTDIRLTVDGMPVNMVSHAHGQGYADLHFVIPELVEGVDFKKGPYRADKGNLTTAGWVDFRTKTALDRSFVKLEAGQYDTYRAVAGLDLLGAKGKAKNQSAYLASEYSYTNSYFDNPQNFKRLNVIGKCHGHLAANTNLTLTGSTFWSKWNHSGQIPDRAVASGLTDFFGSIDPSEGGETSRTNVNAQLVTVTPRNHVIKNQLFYSNYNFELYSNFTFFKEDTVNGDQIRQKEHRNLFGYNGSYSTETNIGKSHWTTTLGAQYRQDITYHTELSHTKNRVETLNQLKFGNINEINAALYADELIQVSARFTVNAGVRVDYFRSQYEDLLAAPATIKRATQAIVSPKLNLYYTLNPRLQLYLNTGKGFHSNDARVVTAQNGREILPAAYGSDLGVIFKPVPKLLINAAAWYLWLQQEFVYVGDEGVVEPSGRSRRAGVDLSVRYQISKILYADLDLNTAKPRSLDAEAGQNYLPLAPTFTSTGGLSVQTHHGFSGSLRYRYIANRPANEDNSIVAQGYFVTDMQANYARRNYTLGLSVQNLFNTRWKETQFATESRLKGEAAPVDEIHFTPGTPFFARLSLTFFW, encoded by the coding sequence ATGAAACCTTTTCTTTCCTTTCTGATCGTGATTCTGGTTAGTATCCAGGCCTATGCGCACCTCGGCAATCTGGCCGGGAAGGTATATGACCAGGCGACGAATCTGCCTTTGCCGGGGGTAACCGTACAGCTTACCGGACTCGGCAAAGCAATGGTCACCAATGAGCTGGGCCAGTATCGCTTCGATGGTCTGGTGGCTGCTCTTTACAAAGTTGAACTCTCGCATGTGGGGTTTAAAACGCAGGTCATTGCAGTGACGGTTTTAGACGATCAGACAATTACGGTCAATACCCTACTGGCTACGGCTTCTGTAGAACTGAGCGAAGTCGTGGTCTCGTCGCAACGGGCGCACGATCAGCAACTCATTAGTAGTCTTGATATTAAACTAAGGCCCATAACCAACTCGCAGGAGATTTTGCGGATGGTGCCGGGTTTGTTTATTGGTCAGCACGCGGGTGGGGGGAAAGCCGAACAGATCTTCCTGCGCGGCTTCGATCTCGATCACGGTACCGATATCCGCCTGACGGTCGATGGAATGCCCGTAAATATGGTGTCGCATGCCCACGGGCAGGGCTATGCCGATCTCCATTTTGTCATTCCTGAATTAGTTGAAGGGGTTGATTTTAAAAAAGGCCCATACCGTGCGGATAAGGGTAATCTGACAACCGCAGGTTGGGTTGATTTTCGGACAAAGACGGCTCTGGATCGCTCGTTTGTGAAACTCGAAGCCGGGCAGTACGATACGTATCGCGCTGTGGCCGGACTGGACTTGCTGGGCGCAAAAGGGAAAGCTAAAAACCAATCTGCTTATCTGGCGTCGGAGTATTCGTATACCAATTCATATTTTGATAATCCGCAGAATTTCAAGCGGTTGAATGTGATTGGGAAGTGCCACGGCCACCTGGCGGCCAACACCAACCTGACGTTAACCGGCTCGACCTTCTGGAGTAAATGGAACCACTCGGGACAAATTCCCGATCGGGCGGTAGCGTCTGGACTAACGGATTTCTTCGGCTCCATTGACCCAAGCGAAGGAGGGGAAACCAGCCGGACAAATGTCAATGCGCAACTCGTAACAGTTACGCCCCGGAATCATGTCATCAAGAATCAGTTGTTCTACAGCAACTACAATTTTGAGCTATATTCCAACTTTACGTTTTTCAAGGAAGATACCGTCAATGGCGATCAGATCCGTCAGAAAGAGCACCGAAATCTGTTTGGCTACAACGGCAGCTATTCCACCGAAACTAATATCGGCAAAAGCCACTGGACCACAACCCTGGGGGCGCAGTATCGGCAGGACATCACCTACCATACGGAGTTGTCGCACACGAAAAATCGCGTTGAAACCCTGAATCAACTCAAATTTGGGAATATTAATGAAATCAACGCGGCTCTCTACGCAGATGAATTGATTCAGGTTTCGGCCCGCTTTACGGTCAATGCCGGTGTTCGAGTCGATTATTTTCGGAGCCAGTATGAGGATTTGCTCGCAGCACCTGCAACAATCAAACGTGCTACACAGGCCATTGTATCACCCAAGCTGAATTTGTACTATACCCTGAATCCTCGACTTCAGCTTTACCTCAATACAGGTAAGGGGTTTCACTCCAACGATGCGCGGGTGGTAACGGCTCAAAACGGCCGGGAGATTTTGCCCGCTGCTTATGGCTCCGACCTGGGGGTTATTTTTAAACCCGTTCCAAAACTGCTCATCAACGCGGCTGCCTGGTATTTGTGGTTACAGCAGGAGTTTGTGTATGTTGGCGATGAAGGTGTAGTGGAACCAAGTGGCCGGTCGCGTCGGGCGGGAGTCGATCTGTCGGTTCGCTACCAGATCAGTAAAATTCTATACGCCGATCTGGACCTGAACACGGCGAAACCCCGTTCCCTCGACGCCGAAGCAGGCCAAAACTACCTGCCTTTGGCACCAACGTTTACCTCAACGGGTGGCTTGTCGGTGCAAACGCACCACGGATTCAGTGGCTCGTTGCGTTATCGGTACATAGCTAATCGCCCGGCTAACGAAGACAACTCGATTGTAGCTCAGGGCTATTTCGTAACGGATATGCAGGCCAACTACGCCCGACGAAACTACACGCTCGGTTTATCGGTACAGAACCTGTTCAATACGCGCTGGAAAGAAACCCAGTTTGCCACCGAGAGCCGCCTGAAAGGGGAAGCCGCTCCCGTCGATGAAATTCACTTCACCCCCGGCACCCCGTTTTTTGCAAGGTTGAGTCTGACGTTTTTCTGGTAA
- a CDS encoding redoxin domain-containing protein: MKHVSIVVFITAVQALICFSTLAQVVVSKAGIRQEVRIDESTKIVDKTTGKQISYQAYRQLMQKDPYGYHVMPVFDEYGKASAYMIRPTTAEERETHIFYNELDPTLQPKVGEPIPLFVMKGIDDKVYRSTDLKGHVVILSFWVSLSKPFWGPSQANQFADVIRPYQSDNGLISLGILRESKEEIANVMATQTLPFMPIPDSYSFNRKFQVASIPSFIVIDKAGNIAAFVNGSDYDQLKQVIQHVSRN, translated from the coding sequence ATGAAACACGTTTCCATAGTCGTTTTTATCACGGCTGTTCAGGCATTGATTTGCTTTTCAACCTTAGCTCAGGTAGTTGTTAGTAAGGCGGGCATTCGGCAGGAGGTACGCATCGACGAGAGCACGAAAATCGTTGACAAGACTACCGGCAAACAGATTTCCTATCAGGCGTATCGGCAATTAATGCAGAAGGACCCATATGGCTACCATGTGATGCCCGTATTTGATGAGTATGGTAAAGCCAGTGCCTATATGATTCGGCCAACGACGGCGGAAGAACGGGAAACCCACATTTTTTACAATGAACTAGACCCAACATTACAGCCCAAAGTGGGCGAACCCATCCCTTTATTTGTCATGAAGGGTATAGATGACAAGGTGTACCGATCAACCGACTTGAAAGGGCATGTGGTTATCCTTAGTTTTTGGGTCAGTTTGAGTAAACCGTTCTGGGGGCCTAGTCAGGCAAACCAATTTGCCGATGTGATACGGCCATATCAATCAGATAATGGCCTCATTTCATTAGGCATTTTACGAGAGTCGAAAGAAGAGATAGCGAATGTGATGGCTACTCAAACGCTACCATTTATGCCGATTCCGGATTCGTATAGTTTTAATCGAAAATTTCAAGTGGCTAGTATCCCGAGTTTTATTGTGATTGACAAGGCCGGGAACATAGCCGCTTTTGTTAATGGGTCAGATTACGATCAGTTAAAACAAGTCATACAGCATGTGAGTCGGAACTAA
- a CDS encoding sugar isomerase domain-containing protein, with the protein MSLTSQYIQKSRAILDTVEQQSDAIQQAAQWFSQTILAGRMVHLFGSGHSRIMVEEMWPRYGSFPGFNPIVELSLSFHNLVVGANGQRQAMFLENVPGLAQRILRNYDLSEQDSALVISSSGCNVVPIEMAELFQKQGVKVVALITKQHADYSTSKRADGKKLSDFADLVLDTGAAMGDAMVTVPGLDTPVAPGSTVGGAVVVNCLKAEVAGLLTQAGFPPKVLSAANVVGAERAVSLFESAYDEHAHRLAKLYERVGIPSYVSEPGKP; encoded by the coding sequence ATGTCCCTTACCTCCCAATACATTCAAAAATCCAGAGCGATTCTGGATACTGTTGAGCAACAATCAGACGCTATTCAGCAAGCTGCACAGTGGTTTAGTCAGACGATTCTGGCTGGGCGTATGGTGCATTTGTTTGGTAGCGGCCACAGCCGAATTATGGTTGAAGAAATGTGGCCCCGCTATGGCTCATTTCCCGGCTTTAATCCCATTGTCGAACTATCCCTCTCCTTTCACAATCTGGTAGTGGGCGCAAATGGCCAGCGACAGGCTATGTTCCTGGAAAATGTACCGGGGCTGGCGCAGCGCATTCTCCGGAACTATGATCTTTCGGAGCAGGATTCGGCCCTTGTCATTTCGTCCAGCGGTTGCAATGTCGTTCCCATCGAAATGGCGGAGTTGTTTCAGAAACAGGGCGTGAAAGTGGTGGCCCTGATCACAAAACAACATGCTGATTACAGTACCAGCAAACGGGCCGATGGCAAAAAACTAAGTGACTTTGCCGACTTGGTGCTGGACACGGGTGCAGCAATGGGTGATGCCATGGTCACCGTTCCGGGACTGGATACGCCTGTTGCTCCGGGCTCAACGGTTGGCGGGGCCGTAGTGGTCAACTGCCTAAAGGCCGAAGTGGCTGGTTTACTTACTCAGGCAGGTTTCCCCCCCAAGGTGTTATCAGCCGCAAATGTAGTAGGTGCCGAACGGGCCGTTTCCCTGTTTGAAAGCGCCTATGATGAACACGCCCATCGGCTGGCAAAGCTCTACGAACGGGTGGGGATACCATCTTATGTTAGTGAACCAGGTAAGCCATAG
- a CDS encoding DUF4331 domain-containing protein produces the protein MLLTIGGYASSHREAPLISNDPLADNTDVYAFKSPDDPNTITIIANYIPFQLPDGGPNYYTFGERIRYEIHIKNKANTATDDITYRFTFFRNNEDPSTFFNIRLGKQNLKTTFVCEKSVNGGPFMAIVSNGVVPAYNIGPRSIDTPGLGLGKSYNELIEQSIATASSGEKVFCGPADDPFFVDLAGAFDVGNFRPDGNPVNAPKDGLARYNVHSIALKIPVSLLQKDGKSVSQATTILDPDFVIGVWASASRQKIKTLYNGGDVGFDGEYVQVSRLGMPLTNEAVIPIGMKDKWNTLTPYGGNDLQFAQYFTNPELALYMDDSQFGGAVPSLKALRIQSKSLGSFDFRNGKPGLFGLKGNAALDGTALAEAAFGKVLLPDNASPRAVDLLPIFYTGVPNLKPYQLATGKAGNPLAAGKPFIHNFLPTLGDMLRLNMAVPATPRNDPNFSSLGLVKAAVLGLTDATYANPNLQFIPNMDGFPNGRRLEDDVTTIELQAVGGVVLAAIGLWYDDFVPGQSPVTANLGNVLKFSAGVTKNDTTLKTSFPYVQTPWRGLNYTKVTKF, from the coding sequence ATGCTGCTAACGATTGGAGGGTATGCCTCCAGTCACCGTGAAGCCCCGCTGATTTCCAACGATCCGCTGGCTGATAATACCGATGTGTATGCGTTCAAAAGTCCTGACGACCCGAACACAATTACGATCATTGCGAACTACATTCCGTTTCAGTTGCCCGATGGCGGCCCGAACTACTACACCTTTGGCGAACGGATTCGGTATGAGATTCACATTAAAAACAAGGCGAATACCGCAACCGACGACATTACGTATCGATTTACGTTTTTCCGCAACAACGAAGACCCAAGCACGTTTTTCAACATCCGCCTGGGTAAGCAAAACCTGAAAACGACCTTCGTCTGCGAAAAAAGTGTGAACGGCGGCCCTTTTATGGCAATCGTTAGTAACGGCGTAGTACCCGCTTATAACATCGGGCCACGCTCTATCGACACACCGGGTCTTGGTTTAGGTAAATCGTATAACGAACTCATTGAACAGTCCATTGCTACGGCTTCATCCGGCGAGAAAGTCTTTTGCGGTCCCGCTGATGATCCCTTCTTCGTTGACCTGGCCGGAGCCTTCGACGTGGGTAACTTCCGACCCGATGGCAACCCGGTCAATGCACCGAAAGATGGACTGGCCCGCTACAACGTGCATTCGATTGCCCTGAAAATTCCGGTCAGTCTGTTGCAGAAAGATGGCAAGAGCGTTTCGCAGGCAACCACCATTCTTGATCCTGACTTTGTGATTGGGGTATGGGCCTCAGCAAGTCGTCAGAAAATCAAAACGCTCTACAACGGTGGCGATGTAGGCTTTGATGGCGAATACGTACAGGTATCGCGCCTGGGAATGCCTCTGACCAATGAAGCGGTGATACCCATCGGCATGAAAGACAAGTGGAATACGCTCACGCCGTATGGGGGCAATGATCTGCAGTTTGCGCAGTATTTCACGAACCCAGAGCTGGCGCTCTACATGGACGATTCACAGTTTGGTGGAGCCGTTCCGTCGTTAAAAGCGCTCCGAATCCAATCGAAATCATTGGGTTCGTTTGACTTCCGCAATGGCAAGCCCGGTTTGTTTGGCCTCAAAGGCAATGCTGCCCTGGATGGAACAGCCCTGGCCGAAGCCGCTTTCGGTAAAGTGTTACTGCCTGACAATGCCAGCCCACGGGCGGTTGACTTGCTGCCTATTTTCTATACAGGGGTGCCTAACCTGAAGCCCTATCAACTGGCAACAGGCAAAGCAGGCAATCCTCTGGCAGCCGGTAAACCCTTCATTCACAACTTCCTGCCTACCCTGGGCGATATGCTGCGGTTGAACATGGCCGTGCCCGCTACCCCCCGCAACGACCCCAACTTCAGTTCGCTGGGGTTGGTGAAGGCAGCCGTGTTGGGCTTGACCGATGCCACTTATGCCAATCCGAACCTTCAGTTCATTCCCAACATGGACGGCTTTCCCAATGGTCGTCGGTTAGAGGATGACGTGACCACCATTGAGTTGCAGGCGGTGGGTGGTGTGGTGCTGGCGGCTATTGGGTTGTGGTACGATGATTTTGTACCCGGTCAGTCGCCCGTAACGGCCAATTTAGGGAACGTGCTGAAGTTTAGCGCGGGCGTTACCAAAAATGACACGACGCTGAAAACTAGCTTCCCCTACGTGCAAACACCCTGGCGTGGTCTTAACTATACCAAAGTGACCAAATTCTAA
- a CDS encoding tetratricopeptide repeat protein yields the protein MKIYTLVINRLMPVLGLILLAFLVFVQVSCTKSPKETASTDVSSTMDIPPLFERRGELASAVEWQRTKEKVADLNGKIRKEPNDVKPRLQIAVIYLSEARITGEHPYYYPAILKILDGVLAMDPKNFEATTFNASVKMSQHQFAEARELAEKARQINPNNAYVYGVLVDANVELGNYEEAVAMSDKMQALKPSLESYSRASYLREIYGSYPSSIEAMKLAVQAGLPGSEPQCWSKNILGHLYETTGQLDNAEKQYDGILVMRPSYAFALAGKARILKARKEYPLALATLEKAAKIMPEFSFHEQMAEIYALQGDQEKAKKKYVEVAKMLDEDARSGHAVDLELCKLYTKSGQLDSAKKYGLIEYRKRPKNIDVNHALAWVYFNQHDLKNAQQHMQIALRTGSKDPELLQEAGAIELALGNAGQRDKLVATARKTNPKFTL from the coding sequence ATGAAAATCTATACCTTAGTAATAAACCGACTCATGCCCGTTTTAGGGCTTATTTTACTTGCTTTCCTGGTTTTCGTACAAGTTAGCTGCACCAAAAGCCCGAAGGAAACGGCATCCACAGACGTTAGCTCGACCATGGATATACCCCCCTTGTTTGAGCGCCGGGGTGAGTTGGCTTCTGCCGTTGAATGGCAGCGAACCAAAGAAAAAGTTGCGGACCTGAACGGGAAAATCCGCAAAGAACCCAATGACGTAAAGCCCCGATTACAGATCGCCGTGATCTATCTGTCGGAAGCGCGGATTACGGGTGAACACCCTTATTATTACCCGGCTATCCTGAAAATTCTGGATGGCGTACTGGCTATGGACCCGAAGAACTTTGAGGCTACCACCTTTAACGCATCGGTGAAAATGTCGCAGCACCAGTTTGCCGAAGCGCGTGAACTAGCCGAAAAAGCCCGTCAGATTAACCCAAACAATGCCTATGTGTATGGCGTACTGGTTGATGCCAATGTGGAACTGGGTAACTACGAAGAAGCCGTTGCCATGTCGGATAAGATGCAGGCGTTGAAGCCCTCTTTGGAATCGTACTCACGGGCTTCGTACCTGCGGGAGATCTACGGAAGTTACCCCAGTTCGATTGAGGCTATGAAACTGGCCGTTCAGGCTGGCTTGCCGGGTTCAGAGCCTCAGTGCTGGAGCAAAAATATCCTCGGCCATCTGTACGAAACAACCGGCCAGCTGGACAACGCCGAAAAACAGTACGATGGCATTCTGGTGATGCGGCCCAGCTATGCCTTTGCGTTGGCCGGAAAAGCCCGGATTCTGAAAGCCCGGAAGGAATACCCTCTGGCGCTGGCCACGCTGGAAAAAGCAGCTAAGATCATGCCCGAATTCTCCTTCCATGAGCAGATGGCCGAGATCTATGCCTTGCAGGGTGATCAGGAAAAAGCCAAAAAGAAATACGTGGAGGTAGCAAAGATGCTGGATGAAGATGCCCGTTCTGGTCACGCTGTTGACCTCGAACTCTGTAAACTCTACACAAAATCGGGCCAGCTAGATTCGGCAAAAAAATACGGATTGATAGAGTACAGGAAGCGGCCTAAAAACATTGACGTGAATCATGCACTGGCCTGGGTTTATTTCAATCAGCATGATCTTAAAAATGCACAGCAACATATGCAGATAGCCTTGCGTACAGGTAGTAAAGACCCGGAATTGTTACAAGAGGCTGGCGCTATTGAGCTGGCGCTGGGTAACGCTGGTCAGCGGGATAAACTAGTGGCAACCGCCCGGAAAACCAACCCGAAGTTTACGTTGTAG